DNA from Kitasatospora herbaricolor:
CGAAGGGTGGCGCCTCGGGCATCACCTGCTGCCGGCCGTCCTTGTGGACCACCGCCCGGAGCATGCCGTGCCGCTCCAGCAGGCGGCGCCAGCCGCGGGTGAGCAGTGCGTGGTCGAGGCGCCTGCCCTCCATCTCGAAGTAGGCGTGCGGGGCGACGTTCCCGAGTACGAAGTTGGGGCCGCGGCCTACCCAGTACGCGTACTGGATCTCCGTCAAAGGGAAGGCCTCGTGGGCGTCTGCTGCTGTCATGCGGTGGCCCGCCTCCAATGATCAGTGATTGGACACAGTCAAGTGAAGCAACCCGCTGGTTGCGGTTCAACGGATCGAATCTGCAGGAACGCGCCATGTCGGAAGCACGCCAACAGCGGCCCGACGGCGGTGGGAGGGGCTCTGCGGGGGGATCGGCGCCGTCTCGGAGCTGCTGCTCCACCCTCCGGGCGGGGAGGTGCGGCGGCCGTAGGCCCACCTGTTCGCGGACCCGTCGGCCGACCGGCCCGGGCGGTACCGCCCACGGCCGGCCCTCGGCGCGACCCGCCGTCCGGCCCGGTGCCGGACGGGGCCCGGTGGCCCGGTCGGCCGATCGGCGCGCCCACGGACGGGTGACGCGAGGGCATCCGATGATCCGCCCCTGCTAGAAGTCTGGCAGCGGAGGAACGTCATGCAACGGATCGAGGCCGCAGTGAACGCCCTTGCCGAGGCCAACCTGCGGCTGGACGCCGGGCCGGTCGACTACGCCCTGCTCGCCGTCTACTTCGCCCTGGTGCTCGGCATCGGCTCGCTCGCCCGCAGGTCGGTCTCCTCCAGCCTGGACTTCTTCCTGGCCGGGCGGTCGCTGCCCGCCTGGGTCACCGGGCTGGCGTTCATCTCGGCCAACCTCGGGGCGGTGGAGATCTTCGGGATGACCGCCAACGGCGCGCAGTTCGGCATCCCGACCGTGCACTACTACTGGATCGGCGCGATTCCGGCCATGGTGTTCCTGGGCCTGGTGATGATGCCGTTCTACTACGGTTCCAAGGTGCGCAGCGTCCCGGAGTTCCTGCGGCTGCGCTTCGGCCGTTTCGCGCACCTGGTGAACGCGCTCAGCTTCGCGCTGGCCCAGGTGCTGATCGCCGGGGTCAATCTCTACGCCCTCAGTACGGTGGTCAACGCGCTGCTCGGCTGGCCGCTGTGGTCATCCGTCCTGGTCGCGGCAGTGATCGTGCTGGTGTACACGACGCTCGGCGGGCTCTCCGCCGCGGTCTACAACGAGGTGATGCAGTTCTTCCTGATCGTCGCCATGCTGGTGCCGATCACCCTGGTGGGGCTGCACAAGGTGGGCGGCTGGAGCGGGCTGAGCGACCGGATCCGGGCGGTTAACCCCGATGCGGCGGAGCAGTTGAACGCCTGGCCGGCCAGCAACCTCACCGGCATCTCCAACGCCACCCTGTCCGTGCTGGGCATCGTGTTCGGCCTCGGGTTCGTGCTCTCCTTCGGCTACTGGACGACCAACTTCGCCGAGGTGCAGCGCGCCCTCGCCGCGAGGAACATGTCGGCGGCCCGCCGAACGCCGCTGATCGGCGCGTACCCGAAGGCGCTGATCGCGCTGGTGATCGTGATCCCCGGGATGCTGGCGGCGGTCCTCTCGCCGGAGCTGGCGGCGTACAAGGCCGCCGGCGGGACGTCGACCGAAGGGGTGACGTACAACAACGCGATCGAACTGCTCATCCGCGACCTGCTGCCCAACGGCATGCTGGGGGTGGTGATCACCGGCCTGCTGGCCGCGTTCATGGCGGGCATGGCGGCCAACGTCAGCTCGTTCAACACGGTCTTCACCTACGACCTCTGGCAGGCGTACGTGGTGAAGGGCCGGCCGGACGACTACTACCTGCGGGTGGGCCGGGCCGTCACCGTGCTCGGCTGCGTGTTCGCGGTCGGCACCGCCTTCATCGCCAGTGGCTACAACAACATCATGGACTACCTGCAGACGCTGTTCTCCTTCTTCAACGCTCCGCTGTTCGCCACGTTCATCCTGGGGATGTTCTGGAAGCGGACGACGCCGCTGGCCGGCGGGGTGGGGCTGATCGTGGGGACGGCGGCCGCCGTGACGGTGGACCAGCTCGTCCGCCATGACGTCCTGCACCTGGCGGGTCAGGGGCCGAGCTTCGTCGCCGCCAGTGCGGCCTTCGTGCTGGACATCCTGGTCAGCGTCGGTGTCTCGCTGGTCACCCGACCCAAGCCGGACAGTGAACTGGTCGGCCTGGTTTGGGCGTTGACGCCGAGGGACCAGCTCAAGGCGGACGACACCGCCGAGGACGCGGGGTGGTACCGCA
Protein-coding regions in this window:
- a CDS encoding sodium:solute symporter family protein translates to MQRIEAAVNALAEANLRLDAGPVDYALLAVYFALVLGIGSLARRSVSSSLDFFLAGRSLPAWVTGLAFISANLGAVEIFGMTANGAQFGIPTVHYYWIGAIPAMVFLGLVMMPFYYGSKVRSVPEFLRLRFGRFAHLVNALSFALAQVLIAGVNLYALSTVVNALLGWPLWSSVLVAAVIVLVYTTLGGLSAAVYNEVMQFFLIVAMLVPITLVGLHKVGGWSGLSDRIRAVNPDAAEQLNAWPASNLTGISNATLSVLGIVFGLGFVLSFGYWTTNFAEVQRALAARNMSAARRTPLIGAYPKALIALVIVIPGMLAAVLSPELAAYKAAGGTSTEGVTYNNAIELLIRDLLPNGMLGVVITGLLAAFMAGMAANVSSFNTVFTYDLWQAYVVKGRPDDYYLRVGRAVTVLGCVFAVGTAFIASGYNNIMDYLQTLFSFFNAPLFATFILGMFWKRTTPLAGGVGLIVGTAAAVTVDQLVRHDVLHLAGQGPSFVAASAAFVLDILVSVGVSLVTRPKPDSELVGLVWALTPRDQLKADDTAEDAGWYRNPAILGGGALLLATVLNVIFW